In the genome of Mycoplasma nasistruthionis, the window TTTATCAATGAAATTGGACAAATAACCTCCTTGAAGGAATTCCGATTTTAATATATATAATTTTAACTTTTTCATAAAAAAAGTTAAATTATTTTTAGGTTATCGGAAACAAAAAGCACCAATTTTGAACTTGGTGCTTTTGTGTTTTTGTTTTTTATTTATTAGTTAATTTATTAATTGTTTTAGATACAAATTCGAAATTTGGATGGTTAAATAAGTTAGCTGTTGAAGTTTCTATTTCATTGATAATGCCATCTAAAATTGTTTTATTACGTTTGATTTTAGGTGGTTTAACTTTATTTGGTTCTATGTTTAACTCAGTGTTTTCTAAATAAATCTCTTCATTTCAATCGCTAGCTCTTCTTTAGCTAAAACAGAGTTTGCTCAGTTTTTTATAACTCATGAATAATCATTTAGTGCTACAAATGAAAAGCTTGAAACTTGATAACTAATCGTGTCTTTGTTTAAATCTTTAAAAATCAGCATCTTAAAAGAGTTTAAAAAAACGACCAGAAAAGCAAACGTAAAGTTTAGTTTAATTACTGAATCGTAGGAACTTTGGAAAAAGAAATCCAAAATATAAACTAACAAATCATAATCATCTTTATTCTGATTTAACCCTTGCTCATAATAACTACTAATTAGGTCTTTTAGTTTGTTAACTATATCTTTTCATAAAAATTTGGGAACATTAAATTTATCAATGCACTTTTTAATTAGCAAAAAAGAACAAGTCACTAGATTAGGTACGCTTTTAATTAAAAAAGAATTATCTAAAACGGTGTAATTTAAATTTAAGAACTCATCTTTTCTGGAAAGAAGGTAAACAAATTCTTGAAGTTTAAAATCGGTTTTAGCCAAATGAAAATGGTCATTTTGAAAATATTGGCGATAGTATTTAGCTTCACTTTGAACTGAAGGTTCATTTCAAAAGTATATACGTCTTTTATTCATTTTACCTCCTTTACACTTTAATAATATTCTTTTAATTAATCGTATTTATATACCTTTAAAAATTAAACACTGATAGCACAAAAAGAGGAAAATAAAACCATAAAAATCCACATTTTCAGACTTGTTCCACATTTTACAAATAAGCAAATTTTATAATTTGTTTAATTTTGTGAAAATTACCATATTTTTTATTCAAATTCATTCAGCAAAATTAAATATATAAACCTTGAAAAAAGGCAAATAAAAAGCAAACCAAAGTAGTTTGCCTGTCAAATTTGATTATTGTTCACCCTTAATTGAGCGCATAATTTGTCTAATTTGAGTTTCTGAAGCTGTACGCCCCATTTGTTTGAACATTATACGGATCATTTTTTCATTAATTGGTGGGTTTTCTTTAAGTTGTTTTTTAAACATATTTCTTGTTATGAAAAACACAGAAATACCTGCCACAATGGCTGTAAAAATAACACAAGCTAAAATTACACCAACAAATGCTCCTGTAGAAAGATTAACCATAATAAACTCCTTTATGATAATTATTTATATTTTATAGTATTAAATTCAGTTTCATTGAAGTTTTTAACAAATTCAACCAACAGATTTTTAGTTGCTAGTAAATCTGAAACAGAACAAACACCTATAGGGCTATGTAAATAACGTTGTGGTAATGATAGAGTTAAAGTAGCAGCTCCGCCTTGTGCAAACTGCAATTGTGCAGCATCAGTTCCACCACCCATCGCTACGAATTTATAAGCTTTTATTTTGTTTTTCTTAGCAATATTTTGAATATGTGCCACTAATTTAGTATCCATTAAAGTACCACCATCTTTAATTCTTAAGGCTGCTCCTTTAAATAAAGCAGTAGTACCTGCAATTGTACCGATTGTGTCATGTGATGATGTTGTATCTAATGCGATAGCAATATCCGGATTAACCACTGACACTGATGATTTAGCGCCACGTGTTCCGACTTCTTCTTGTACTGTTCCAACTAAGTATAAGTCCGCTTGTAAGTCTAAGTGAGCAACTTCTTTAGCAATGCTTTCTAAAACTGCAACTCCAGCACGGTTGTCCATTGCTTTTCCACCAATTAAATCAGGATTGTGGAATTGAACAACTGAACCAGTCAATTGAACTCTGTCTCCAATTTGAACATTGTGTCTTAAAGCATCTTTTTTGTTTTCAAATCCAAAATCAGCATAAAGTTCATCATTAGTAATTGCTTTACTAATTTTGTGATTTTCCATAATATGGATACTTGTGTGTCCGAAAACACCTTCAAAAACTTTATTATCTTCAGTGATTAGTTTTGCTTTTGTTCCTACTACAACTGTTGGTCAAATACCACCAATTGGACTTAAAAGAACTTGACCAGTGTTATGAATGTCTCTGACAATATAACCTACTTCATCCATGTGAGCTGCAATCATGATTTTAGGCGCATTTTCTACGCTTGCTTTTTTGTAGAAAATTACTGAACCTAATTTATCACGCATTACTTTAAAGCCGTTGATGTTTTTCTTAAGTTCATCAACAACCGGTTCTTCATATCTAGACATTGCTTCAATATTCATGTAGGTAATTAAACGTTTTTTAAAATCTTGAATTTGACTCATGATTATCCTTAAATTTCATCTTCTTCGTCGATTTCTAATTCTTCTTGATCTACTTCACCAAATATAGCTTCTTTAGCTTTTTCTAGCTGATTTTTGGCTGTTTTTTTAGATTTTGTGCTTCTTGATTTAGGCTCGTCTTCTTTTTGAGCTTCATATTCTTTATATGTTATAAATTTAACCTTTTGTTGTTTAAAATCAGCATCATCTGGTTCGTCTGTGTAAATTATTGTAGGTACAATAATTGGATTACGTCTTTTTTCTTTATAAAACAGAGCTGATAAACGTTCTTTAATTAATTCTTCTAGTTGTTGTGTAGTTCAACTTTTGTTGTTTCCATTAGCCTTAGCGTTTTTAATGTGGTATAAAACAGCACCATGCGCTATTCTCTTGGCTTCTTCAATTAATTCTTTTGAAGTTTTAACAAAGAAACTACCTCTAGTAACAATCTGCGGACGTCCTATAATAGTGTTTTTCTTTTTGTCTAATAAGAAAATGATGTTAACAAAACCAGCATTTTTTAACTGTGCTCTTTGTTCTAGTATTTGTTCTGACAATCCTAAAACTGAGTTTCCGTCAATGTAAATAGGCCCATATTTAACAAACGAATTTGTTGGTTTAATTTCACCATTTAACATTTCAAAAACTTGACCTTTACGCGGCACCATGACATTTTCAGTCTTTACACCATTTTCAATTGCGGTTTTCCCATGCTCAACACACATTCTGTAATCACCATGGTATGGTAAGAAGTATTTAGGTTTAGTTAATTGAAAAATTTTATCATGCTCTCATTTATAAGCGTGTCCTGATGTATGTAAATATCCATCAATTCCATTTTCTTTGATTAATGCACCTTGTTTGTATAAACGGTTAATTAATAGTTCGACAACCATTCTATTACCAGGGATTGGGCTTGATGAGAAAATTACCATATCACCTTTAATGATTTTGATACTGTTGTGTTTTCCATAACTCATTCTTGATAAAGCAGCCATTTGTTCACCTTGTGAACCAGTTGTTAGAACAACTAAATCTGAATCTTTAATATTGTTTAGTTCTTTTTTGTCAATTAAAACATCATTCGAAACATTTATGTATCCTAATTTACGACCGATTTTAATCCCTTGCACCATTGAACGACCAAAAACAACAACTTTTTTCTTTAACTTCTCAGCTAGTTCAATAATAACCTTAACTCTTGTTAAGTTAGAAGCGAATGCAGTAATAATAATTTTCTTTTTAGCTGCACGCATATGTGCTTCAATATCGGTTAAAATATCA includes:
- a CDS encoding YneF family protein, with the translated sequence MVNLSTGAFVGVILACVIFTAIVAGISVFFITRNMFKKQLKENPPINEKMIRIMFKQMGRTASETQIRQIMRSIKGEQ
- a CDS encoding M20/M25/M40 family metallo-hydrolase, coding for MSQIQDFKKRLITYMNIEAMSRYEEPVVDELKKNINGFKVMRDKLGSVIFYKKASVENAPKIMIAAHMDEVGYIVRDIHNTGQVLLSPIGGIWPTVVVGTKAKLITEDNKVFEGVFGHTSIHIMENHKISKAITNDELYADFGFENKKDALRHNVQIGDRVQLTGSVVQFHNPDLIGGKAMDNRAGVAVLESIAKEVAHLDLQADLYLVGTVQEEVGTRGAKSSVSVVNPDIAIALDTTSSHDTIGTIAGTTALFKGAALRIKDGGTLMDTKLVAHIQNIAKKNKIKAYKFVAMGGGTDAAQLQFAQGGAATLTLSLPQRYLHSPIGVCSVSDLLATKNLLVEFVKNFNETEFNTIKYK
- a CDS encoding ribonuclease J, which gives rise to MIPTRIFALGGAEEIGKSTLVVDHANHVFLIDAGIKFADTFNTGVRGIIPDYSYLNKPEKILEGLFITHGHEDHIGGVVYLVKQTNLSKIFAPRIAIQYLKLKFEEHKITRKIDFVEIVKTDAHKFPEGCKVDFWTAQHSIPDAFGIRITTPNGSLMCTGDFRFDYTPIGNYTDFARLDEIGKQGLTALLSDSTNAMRENHSPSESDILTDIEAHMRAAKKKIIITAFASNLTRVKVIIELAEKLKKKVVVFGRSMVQGIKIGRKLGYINVSNDVLIDKKELNNIKDSDLVVLTTGSQGEQMAALSRMSYGKHNSIKIIKGDMVIFSSSPIPGNRMVVELLINRLYKQGALIKENGIDGYLHTSGHAYKWEHDKIFQLTKPKYFLPYHGDYRMCVEHGKTAIENGVKTENVMVPRKGQVFEMLNGEIKPTNSFVKYGPIYIDGNSVLGLSEQILEQRAQLKNAGFVNIIFLLDKKKNTIIGRPQIVTRGSFFVKTSKELIEEAKRIAHGAVLYHIKNAKANGNNKSWTTQQLEELIKERLSALFYKEKRRNPIIVPTIIYTDEPDDADFKQQKVKFITYKEYEAQKEDEPKSRSTKSKKTAKNQLEKAKEAIFGEVDQEELEIDEEDEI